The Brevibacillus brevis genome contains a region encoding:
- a CDS encoding geobacillin-26 family protein (This protein is homologous to geobacillin 26, a large bacteriocin (245 amino acids) that was found in the thermophile Geobacillus sp. 15, and that has an unknown mechanism of action.): MLDLRKNFIKIASTAVISTFAFTAMLAPITAAKEANLEYVKTMNEELQKLDEFANENVQIEYIKEDANVRETKVTTDNEEVITRLYKDTNVLEIETNGEITSIDVENYDQKKKSAQALAIDPDDENSVESYEGSYEIYYDYYDNQNFWALQWEGETKNTFENNNNEDDLSDFAESIDSLANLEEDLDTAISFGVPGVGFSAVIAAICVNPPLALSVGILAGIAATYALTTVCLNIMTDMMPHQKKAARAFYAIDPEGPETLL, translated from the coding sequence ATGTTAGATTTGAGAAAGAATTTCATAAAGATTGCTTCAACTGCCGTGATTAGCACTTTTGCCTTTACTGCCATGCTCGCCCCTATAACCGCGGCTAAGGAAGCAAATCTCGAATATGTAAAGACAATGAATGAAGAACTCCAGAAACTGGACGAGTTTGCTAATGAAAATGTCCAAATTGAGTATATTAAAGAGGATGCGAATGTCAGGGAGACCAAAGTTACAACTGATAATGAAGAAGTAATCACTCGCCTGTACAAAGATACCAACGTGCTAGAGATCGAAACAAATGGCGAAATAACAAGCATTGATGTAGAGAATTACGACCAAAAGAAAAAGTCCGCGCAAGCATTGGCAATTGATCCAGATGATGAAAATAGTGTGGAGTCATACGAAGGTAGCTATGAAATTTACTACGATTATTATGACAACCAGAATTTTTGGGCTCTCCAATGGGAGGGTGAAACTAAGAATACCTTTGAAAATAATAACAATGAAGATGACCTGAGTGATTTTGCTGAATCGATTGATAGTTTAGCGAATCTTGAAGAAGATTTAGATACTGCTATTTCCTTCGGTGTACCAGGTGTTGGTTTTTCCGCAGTGATCGCAGCAATATGTGTGAATCCTCCTCTGGCACTTTCCGTTGGTATCTTAGCTGGAATTGCTGCTACTTATGCTTTGACAACTGTATGCTTAAATATCATGACTGACATGATGCCTCATCAGAAAAAAGCAGCCAGAGCCTTTTATGCTATCGATCCAGAAGGACCTGAGACTTTGTTGTAA
- a CDS encoding helix-turn-helix domain-containing protein — MTLPLRKKQWIYLRDGMGYKTVAKKLGIEPSVVRRWVEHYQAEGMTGLEEKRGKAKGPGIGRPRINSEDPETKIKRLEAENALLKKLLQM, encoded by the coding sequence TTGACGCTGCCTTTAAGAAAAAAGCAGTGGATTTATTTGAGAGATGGAATGGGTTATAAAACCGTAGCAAAAAAATTAGGTATCGAGCCTTCTGTAGTGCGTCGGTGGGTTGAACATTATCAAGCGGAAGGAATGACGGGTCTTGAAGAGAAACGAGGAAAAGCAAAAGGGCCTGGTATAGGTAGACCCAGAATAAATTCGGAGGATCCTGAGACTAAAATCAAGAGATTGGAAGCGGAAAACGCATTGTTAAAAAAGCTCTTGCAGATGTGA
- a CDS encoding DUF7832 domain-containing protein, translated as MTTVYDKAKYHYENFEEDLPQKQAYVHTGFFIGWLIEHDMVSENFKKSFENLIADFKQRKMTGPEVYEKTGGVFAKDMLNEEGNQFAMFYFDFDTGEYRYHYLEAFDCKGIFEAYH; from the coding sequence GTGACAACGGTATACGATAAAGCGAAATATCATTACGAAAACTTTGAAGAGGATCTTCCTCAAAAACAGGCATACGTACATACAGGCTTTTTCATTGGCTGGTTGATTGAACATGATATGGTTAGCGAGAATTTCAAAAAGAGTTTCGAAAACCTAATCGCTGATTTTAAACAAAGGAAGATGACTGGTCCTGAAGTTTATGAGAAGACGGGTGGGGTATTTGCCAAAGACATGCTGAATGAAGAAGGAAACCAGTTCGCGATGTTTTACTTCGATTTCGATACGGGGGAGTATCGGTATCATTATCTAGAAGCGTTTGATTGTAAAGGCATTTTTGAAGCGTACCATTAG
- a CDS encoding RidA family protein, with product MQNDKRIKFINPETMPPTFGYTHAVEVRNVRTIYVSGQVALNKDGQVVGTGDLAAQTKQVFENIRFALEAAGTSFDHVVKLTFFVTDISKMHIVREIRDQYVNTETPPASSAVEVSKLIRDELLIEIEAIAVADI from the coding sequence ATGCAGAATGATAAGCGAATCAAATTCATTAACCCTGAAACAATGCCACCTACGTTTGGCTATACCCATGCGGTGGAGGTTCGGAACGTACGGACGATTTATGTATCGGGTCAGGTCGCTCTCAACAAGGACGGCCAAGTGGTCGGCACAGGCGATTTAGCGGCACAGACAAAACAAGTCTTTGAAAATATCCGATTCGCTCTGGAAGCGGCAGGAACCAGCTTTGATCATGTAGTGAAATTGACTTTTTTCGTGACCGACATTTCCAAAATGCACATTGTCCGTGAGATTCGAGATCAGTACGTGAATACAGAAACCCCGCCAGCGAGCTCAGCAGTGGAAGTGAGCAAGCTCATCAGAGACGAGTTGTTGATTGAGATTGAGGCCATCGCCGTAGCAGATATATAG
- a CDS encoding NupC/NupG family nucleoside CNT transporter, whose translation MNYIIAGIGLITVFLLAWLASSDKKHIRYRPILIMILIQIVFGLLLLRTNIGLILISGIASSFSVLLDYAYEGINFVFGGIANPDASPFFLQVLLPIVFVSALIGILQYTRILPLFIHYVGFVLSKVNGMGKLESYNAIASAIVGQSEVFITVKKQLGAIPENRLYTLCASAMSTVSMSIVGSFMTMLKPEYVVAALVLNLFGGFIIASIITPYEVKPEDDLLDQEKEEKQAFFEMLGEYILDGFKVAVVVAAMLLGFIALIAMVNGLFTAVFGISFQALLGYVFAPLAFLMGVPWHEAVQAGSIMATKIVANEFVAILDFTKIQGQLSERTVAIVSVFLISFANFGSIGTIVGAVKGLNERQGNVVARFGLRLLYGATLVSILSGIIISIVV comes from the coding sequence ATGAATTATATCATCGCAGGAATAGGTTTGATTACGGTATTTTTGCTTGCTTGGCTGGCAAGTAGCGATAAAAAGCACATTCGGTATCGCCCTATCCTCATCATGATTCTGATTCAGATCGTGTTTGGCTTGCTGCTGTTGCGAACCAATATTGGACTCATTCTCATATCAGGCATTGCCAGCAGCTTTTCCGTACTCCTGGACTATGCTTACGAAGGGATCAATTTTGTTTTCGGTGGCATTGCGAATCCGGATGCGTCGCCGTTTTTCTTGCAAGTTTTGCTGCCCATTGTGTTTGTATCCGCACTGATAGGCATTCTGCAGTACACGAGGATCCTGCCTTTATTTATCCATTATGTAGGATTCGTATTGAGCAAAGTGAATGGCATGGGAAAATTGGAGTCGTATAATGCGATTGCTTCGGCGATTGTCGGGCAGTCCGAAGTGTTTATTACCGTGAAAAAACAGCTCGGCGCCATACCGGAAAACAGGCTGTACACACTGTGCGCCTCTGCAATGTCCACCGTGTCTATGTCGATCGTGGGTTCCTTCATGACCATGCTCAAACCGGAGTATGTAGTAGCTGCGTTGGTACTCAACCTATTTGGTGGTTTTATCATTGCTTCCATTATTACGCCGTATGAAGTGAAGCCGGAAGATGACTTGCTCGATCAAGAAAAAGAAGAGAAACAGGCTTTCTTTGAAATGCTCGGGGAGTACATTCTGGATGGATTTAAAGTAGCCGTGGTTGTTGCCGCGATGTTGCTCGGATTTATTGCACTCATTGCGATGGTGAACGGGTTGTTCACTGCGGTATTCGGTATCTCGTTCCAAGCGTTGTTAGGATATGTCTTTGCTCCGCTCGCTTTTCTTATGGGGGTTCCTTGGCATGAAGCTGTACAAGCAGGAAGTATCATGGCGACTAAAATAGTGGCGAACGAGTTTGTCGCCATCCTCGACTTTACGAAGATTCAAGGTCAGTTGAGCGAAAGAACGGTGGCCATCGTGTCAGTGTTTTTGATTTCGTTTGCGAACTTTGGCTCCATCGGGACAATTGTTGGCGCGGTAAAAGGCTTGAATGAAAGGCAAGGGAATGTCGTCGCCCGGTTTGGATTGAGGCTGTTGTATGGGGCAACACTCGTCAGCATTTTGTCAGGAATTATCATCAGCATTGTGGTGTGA